The DNA window TAATAAATCCAAGAAAAATAAAAGAAGAAGAGATAGATTGGAGAGGATTAAGAGATAGCGGAAAAGAGTCATTAAGAACGGATGCTCGTAATTGTTTTTATCCAATTTTAGTTAAAGATGAAAAAATCATAGGTTTTGGGGGAATTCCAGATAACAATTATCACCCAAAATCAAAAAATATTATAAGAAAAGATGGAATTATCGAAGTTTGGCCTATTGATACAAAAGGAATTGAAAGAAAGTGGAGATATGCTCGTCAAAGCGTAGAATCTATAAAACATTTATTAAGAGTTAAAAAAATAAGAGAAGAATATGATATTGAAATAGGTAAGGATTTTGGAATAGTAAGAACAGTATGGCAAGATAGTAGGTATGACGCTGCAGAATACGGAACGAAATTAGTTCAAAAACTAGTTCCTTCTGTTTCTTTTGATTTTCCGAAGTCAGTATTTAATACATATGATTGTTTATCTATCGTTGTGGAAAAAAGAAAAGACGCCATTGTCTTTGACTTCTTCGCCGGCTCAGGCACCACAGGCCACGCTGTGATGCTTTTGAACAATGAAGATAATGGAAAGAGAAAATTTATTTTATGTACAAATAATGAAGTAGGAGAAAAATCAGAAAAAGAGTTTAAAGAAAAATACAAAATAGATGATAAAACACTAAAAGAATGGAAAGAAAAAAACAAAAAAGAATGGCTTGAATGGGCTGAAAAATATGGAATATGTTCTTCTGTTTGCTATCCAAGAATAAAAGCAGTAATGAAAAAACATCCAGACTATCCAGAAATAACAGGAATAAAAACAAACTTAAAATATTTCAAGACAGATTTTGTTGATGCGAAGCCAACAGACAAAAACAAGAAGAAATTAGTTGATGAATCCACAGAAATGCTTTGCTTAAAAGAAGATTGTTTTGATTTTGTTTCAAAAGGCCATAATTTCAAGATTTTCAAGAACAATGAAGACAAGTATTTAGGCATAATTTATGATGATGACGGGATTGAGCCGTTCAAGGAAGAAGCCAAGAAATTAAAGAAAAAGTTTGTTGTTTATGTTTTCTCTCTTGATGACAGCGCAAGAGAAGAAGAGTTTGAAGATTTGGAAAATGTTGAATTAAAGCCAATACCAGCTGTTATACTTAATGTTTATAAAAGAATTTTCAAAAATATTTAATATGATCCAATTAAAGAATTATCAAAAAAAAGCGATTAAAGGACTTAAAGAAAAAGTCCAAAGAGTTCTTGATAGCTTGGAACAAGGTATTGTTGTTTTTCAAGCACCAACCGGTTCAGGAAAAACCTTAATGGTTTCTGAAACATTAAAGCAATTAGTAAAAGAAAATCCAGAAAAATTATCTTTTATTTGGGTTAGCGTCAGAATGCTTCACGAACAAAGCAAAGAAAAATTGGAAAAATATTATGAAGATGACAGATTAATTCAATGTTCATATTTTGAAGATTTAGAAGACAGAAAAATTCGAGAAAATGAGATCTTATTTATTAATTGGCACAGCATAAACAAAAAAGACATAAACATTTATATTAGAGAAAACGAAAAAGACAACAACTTAAACACAATTATTCAAAACACAAAAGAAGAAGGAAGACAAATTATCTTAATAATTGACGAAAGCCATCACACAGCAAAATCAGAGCGTTCAAGAGAATTAATTGAAGTTATTGGTCCGAAAGTAACGATTGAAGTTTCAGCTACTCCTCATTTAAAAGAAAATGTTTCTGAAATTGAAAAGGTTTATTTGGCAGATGTTAAAGCAGAAGAGATGATTAAATCAGAAATTGCTATAAACCCTGAATTCATGAATTTGAAAGTAGACAAAGAAAGTCCTGACGAAATCGTTATAGGCCAAGCATTAAAGAAAAGAGAAGAATTAGCAAAACTTTACAAAAAAGAAAATGTTAATGTCAATCCGTTGGTTTTAATTCAATTGCCAGACCAAAAAGGCAACTTAATAAACAAAAAAGATGATGTTGTAAGAATCTTAAAAGATAAATTTAATATTACAGAAGAAAACGGAAAACTAGCAGTATGGCTTTCAGAAGAGAAAACAGACAATTTAGCAAACATTGACAAGAATGACAATGAAGTAGAAGTTTTAGTTTTCAAGCAAGCAATTGCTTTAGGTTGGGATTGTCCAAGAGCTCAAATTTTAGTTATTTTCAGAGAATCAAAAAGCTTTACTTTTACAATTCAAACAATTGGAAGAATAATGAGAATGCCAGAATTAAAATATTATTCTAACGATGAATTAAACAAAGGTTTTATTTTCACCAATTTAGCAAACATTGAGATAACAGAAGATTACGCAAAAGATTATTTAACAATTTATGAATCAAAAAGAGATAATTCTATCTACAAACCAATAGAATTGGTTTCTGTTTATCTAAAAAGGCAAAGAGAAAGAACCAGATTAAGCGGAAAATTTGTTGATATATTCTTAGAAGTTGCGGAAAAAAACAATCTTGCTAAAAAAATAGTGGTTCAACCAGAAAAAATAACTATGCCGATCATTACAGATGGAAAAATTATTGATGTTGATAAAAAAGGGGAAGTAGAACATAAAGGCCAAATAGAGATTAAACTTGATGACCTTGAATTACAAAAGATTTTTGACAAATTCATAACAGATAATTGTTCACCTTATGCGCCCGTAGATTCAAGCGACAGGATGAAAACAGCAATTTACAAATTCTTTAATCAAAAGCTCAAACTAGAAAAATATGATCCTAGAGTTCAAAGAATTGTTGTAGCGAAAGAAAATAGACAATTATTTTCAAATATAATTGCAGAAGCGAAAGACAAATATAAAACAGAAGTTGTTGATAAATTAAGTGAAAAGAGAGAAAAAGAAATAACTGAAAAATGGGAAGTGCCTTTAATTGACTCTTATAAAAGCAATGTCAAAAAGGAAATTCATCCAAAATCAATAATGAAACCTTTCTTTATAGCTAAAAAAAGCGAACCCGAAGAAATTTTCATGGCCTTGCTTGATTCTTCTGACAAAGTTGAATGGTGGTATAAAAACCGAGAAGGAGAAAAGAAATATTTTGCAATTCCTTACATTGAAAATGGCAAAGAATGGGCTTTTTATGTTGATTTCATCGTGAAATTTAGAGATGGAAGAATTGGTTTGTTTGATACAAAAAGCGGAATAACGGCAAAAGACGCGAAGGAAAAAGCTGAAGCTCTGCAAAAATACATAAAAGAACAAAATGAAAAACGTAAAAAACTAGTCGGCGGAATTATTGCCCAGAAAAGAAAAGGAGACGAAACTCTTTACTTGAACGATAAAGATATTTATGAATATAATCAAAATTTAGATGGTTGGAAGATATTAGAATTCTAAGCCCTCCCTCCCTTACGGAGAAAACTAGATGACAGAAAATAAGAAAAAACTACGGCAAAAACATAATTTACGGCAGGTTTTCGAACAACACACAACAGCGGCTATATGCCATTAAAACGGCACATAGCCGCGCACCGTTATGTGTAATTCGAAAACCTGCCTTTCGGAGACCGTAAATTATGATGATGTTGTTGCCTTCGTTTAACTTAGTAGGAGGAAAAGAGATAATGAAATTGCTATGCAAATTTCATCTAACGAACGTTAAACAAAATTTTTTCTTATTTTTACAGACGGGGGTTTCTAAAGGAATAAATTTAATAAAGTGTAAGAATTATCAGAATTGAATAATATGGCACCAACCCAATTAACTTTGTTTGAAAAGCCTGAAATGAATAATCATATTGCAGAGTCCTATACAGGAATTTATTCTACGCATAAATATTGGTCAAAAAAACCATTTAACATCATAAGAGATTTCGTGATAAAATATTCTGAAAAAGGTGAAATAGTTTTAGATCCTTT is part of the Candidatus Aenigmatarchaeota archaeon genome and encodes:
- a CDS encoding site-specific DNA-methyltransferase translates to MAKKDYSNWTKEELIKELEKLKKQKKYGLVWEDKPEQVALMCKEKLPILTEDKSKEIITDKNKPTNILIEGDNYHALSVLNYTHKGKIDVIYIDPPYNTGARDWKYNNDYVDINDQWRHSKWLSMMEKRLRLAKNLLKHDGVLICAIDENEFHHLGCLLEEIFNGWEMHCITIVHNPRGIQGNNFSYCHEYAYFVFRKGLKVINPRKIKEEEIDWRGLRDSGKESLRTDARNCFYPILVKDEKIIGFGGIPDNNYHPKSKNIIRKDGIIEVWPIDTKGIERKWRYARQSVESIKHLLRVKKIREEYDIEIGKDFGIVRTVWQDSRYDAAEYGTKLVQKLVPSVSFDFPKSVFNTYDCLSIVVEKRKDAIVFDFFAGSGTTGHAVMLLNNEDNGKRKFILCTNNEVGEKSEKEFKEKYKIDDKTLKEWKEKNKKEWLEWAEKYGICSSVCYPRIKAVMKKHPDYPEITGIKTNLKYFKTDFVDAKPTDKNKKKLVDESTEMLCLKEDCFDFVSKGHNFKIFKNNEDKYLGIIYDDDGIEPFKEEAKKLKKKFVVYVFSLDDSAREEEFEDLENVELKPIPAVILNVYKRIFKNI
- a CDS encoding DEAD/DEAH box helicase family protein, yielding MIQLKNYQKKAIKGLKEKVQRVLDSLEQGIVVFQAPTGSGKTLMVSETLKQLVKENPEKLSFIWVSVRMLHEQSKEKLEKYYEDDRLIQCSYFEDLEDRKIRENEILFINWHSINKKDINIYIRENEKDNNLNTIIQNTKEEGRQIILIIDESHHTAKSERSRELIEVIGPKVTIEVSATPHLKENVSEIEKVYLADVKAEEMIKSEIAINPEFMNLKVDKESPDEIVIGQALKKREELAKLYKKENVNVNPLVLIQLPDQKGNLINKKDDVVRILKDKFNITEENGKLAVWLSEEKTDNLANIDKNDNEVEVLVFKQAIALGWDCPRAQILVIFRESKSFTFTIQTIGRIMRMPELKYYSNDELNKGFIFTNLANIEITEDYAKDYLTIYESKRDNSIYKPIELVSVYLKRQRERTRLSGKFVDIFLEVAEKNNLAKKIVVQPEKITMPIITDGKIIDVDKKGEVEHKGQIEIKLDDLELQKIFDKFITDNCSPYAPVDSSDRMKTAIYKFFNQKLKLEKYDPRVQRIVVAKENRQLFSNIIAEAKDKYKTEVVDKLSEKREKEITEKWEVPLIDSYKSNVKKEIHPKSIMKPFFIAKKSEPEEIFMALLDSSDKVEWWYKNREGEKKYFAIPYIENGKEWAFYVDFIVKFRDGRIGLFDTKSGITAKDAKEKAEALQKYIKEQNEKRKKLVGGIIAQKRKGDETLYLNDKDIYEYNQNLDGWKILEF